GGGACTCCTAAACAGTATCATATTTTGACATGATTTAAGGCTATCATAACCTTATCAAGTGAAGACGACAAGTCATTTGGTAAATTTTAAAAAAAGGAAGGGTTTGAATATGGCAGATTTTACCATAGAAGAAAAAGACAGCTTTACCGTGTTAGGTACTGGAACTGAGCTTGAGAGTGATTACACAGACTTTGCTGGCATAAACAAGGAAAAGGCAGACTTTTGTCAGGCAGTCAGACAAGATGGAAGGCTTGACACTTTAAAAGCAATAGCCACAAATGACTACATTTTTGCTGTGAACGAAGCGGTAAACAACAAGATGATGTATTATGCTGGCGTCATGATAGAGGCATCAGCATTAGCATCAGCACCGGCACTAGAAGAATCCAGAGTTATCCAATTTCCTAAGGGGGAGTACTTAGTTGTGAAAGGGGAAGAGAAGACGTCTGAAGAGTTGAGTAATAAGCTTACTGGCATTGCCTTTGGTCAAGCCTTGCCAGAAGCAAAGAATTTTGCCTATGTTGGTGGGCCAAATGCAACGGTTGAGATGGGGCAGCGAAACGGTTTAGTATTTGGTGAAATGTGGATTCCTGTTGTTAGGAAATAAAGAGATAAAAGGAGGGGTTGAAATGTCCTGTATCGTTGATTTTAAAAATGTGTCTACG
The Pueribacillus theae genome window above contains:
- a CDS encoding GyrI-like domain-containing protein, with translation MADFTIEEKDSFTVLGTGTELESDYTDFAGINKEKADFCQAVRQDGRLDTLKAIATNDYIFAVNEAVNNKMMYYAGVMIEASALASAPALEESRVIQFPKGEYLVVKGEEKTSEELSNKLTGIAFGQALPEAKNFAYVGGPNATVEMGQRNGLVFGEMWIPVVRK